A single window of Acidimicrobiales bacterium DNA harbors:
- a CDS encoding hypothetical protein (possible pseudo, frameshifted), which translates to MRRSARCGGEGRGTILNVSSVLAFQPGPWRANYAATKAYITSLTLALHEELRGSGVTATALCPGLTRTEFHARSGQDMSRVPSWLFQSAEQVARAGLAAAAAGKPLCVPGWHNRVAVAFYRHAPVSLVRRVGDVLMRRFR; encoded by the coding sequence ATGCGGCGGTCGGCGCGATGCGGCGGCGAGGGGCGCGGCACGATCCTCAACGTCTCGTCGGTCCTGGCATTTCAACCGGGGCCTTGGAGGGCGAATTACGCCGCGACCAAGGCGTACATCACCAGCCTCACCCTCGCTCTTCACGAAGAATTGCGTGGGAGCGGGGTCACCGCGACCGCGCTGTGTCCGGGTCTCACCCGGACCGAGTTCCATGCTCGCAGCGGGCAGGACATGAGCCGGGTTCCGTCCTGGCTCTTCCAGAGCGCGGAGCAGGTGGCGAGAGCCGGGCTCGCCGCCGCGGCAGCCGGGAAGCCGCTGTGCGTGCCGGGATGGCACAACAGGGTCGCGGTCGCGTTCTACCGGCACGCCCCCGTTTCGTTGGTGAGGCGAGTGGGTGACGTGCTCATGAGGAGGTTCCGGTGA
- a CDS encoding ABC transporter → MPTVASLGERTAIPAGSYADDSAVEARGLSKRFGTELAVAELNLRVPRGSVVALLGPNGAGKTTTVRLLNGVLRPDAGTATVLGLDPWSEGEAVRARTGVLTENAGLDDRLTVRENLWFVGAIRGIDPEVLEHRITDLLERLALGRYADQRTIGLSTGERKRVALARALLHDPEVLFLDEPTSGLDPAATRAVSDAIATMAREGGRTILLATHFLGEAGRIADRVAVLHRGRLCAEGTPAELASSLFPHPTVRVELGTPLDAHIEHALRLVPGVLQVRATDSGVELEVKERSVIPALVARLVASELPVYGVTEKKVTLEDIYFELQRRLGLDSGIDPSFGMYGTVGTDRS, encoded by the coding sequence ATGCCAACGGTGGCATCTCTCGGAGAGCGGACGGCCATCCCGGCCGGGAGCTATGCGGACGACTCGGCTGTGGAGGCACGGGGCCTCTCCAAGCGCTTCGGCACCGAGCTAGCGGTGGCGGAGTTGAACCTCCGCGTCCCGCGGGGTTCGGTAGTGGCGCTGCTCGGACCCAACGGAGCCGGTAAGACCACGACCGTCCGACTGCTGAACGGCGTGCTACGCCCCGACGCCGGGACGGCTACCGTACTGGGGCTCGACCCGTGGTCCGAGGGAGAGGCCGTCCGCGCGAGGACGGGTGTCCTCACCGAGAACGCCGGCTTGGACGACCGCCTCACCGTTCGGGAGAACCTCTGGTTCGTCGGAGCGATCAGGGGAATCGACCCCGAGGTTCTCGAGCATCGAATCACGGACCTTCTGGAACGGCTCGCCCTCGGACGGTATGCCGACCAGCGCACCATCGGGCTTTCCACCGGAGAGCGCAAGCGTGTGGCGCTCGCACGAGCACTGCTGCACGACCCGGAAGTCCTGTTCCTCGACGAGCCGACCTCCGGCCTGGATCCGGCCGCCACCCGGGCGGTGAGCGACGCCATCGCGACGATGGCACGGGAGGGGGGCAGGACGATCCTGTTGGCGACGCACTTCCTCGGAGAGGCGGGACGCATCGCCGACCGGGTGGCGGTGCTGCATCGGGGGAGGCTTTGCGCAGAAGGGACTCCCGCCGAGCTGGCTTCGTCCCTCTTCCCCCATCCGACGGTCCGCGTCGAGCTCGGGACCCCTCTCGACGCCCACATCGAACACGCTCTCCGACTCGTTCCCGGCGTCCTTCAGGTGCGGGCGACGGACAGCGGAGTCGAGCTGGAAGTGAAGGAGAGGTCGGTGATCCCTGCGCTGGTGGCGAGGCTCGTGGCCTCCGAGCTACCCGTCTATGGGGTCACCGAGAAGAAGGTCACCCTGGAAGACATCTACTTCGAGCTGCAGAGGCGCCTCGGGCTCGACAGCGGGATAGACCCGAGCTTCGGCATGTACGGCACCGTCGGCACGGACCGGAGTTGA
- a CDS encoding long-chain-fatty-acid--CoA ligase produces MLNLAEIIQTHPDSAPALISRRQTTTYGTLRDQVAHLRGGLRELGLQPGDRVGILCANNWYFVVSYLASLGAGLVAVPMNPRAPSPELTHQLAHVGAKAVVAGPSARSAVGGLDRDALPDLSVIIGTGHEVSDGMVHLDDLLAADPAPILERSADDLAVLMFTSGTAGAPKAAMLSHGNLLWNLRQGEGAAASNGGSRSDDVYLGVIPFFHIFGLNVVLGFALSTGASVVLIERFDPSSALEAVKVHGVTVVMGPPTMWAAWANLPDAEPDALRTVRLAVSGAAKLPKDVALLIEDRFGVEIVEGYGLTETSPLVASTFGTAAPTGSIGVPVPGVEMRIVDSDGNDVLVGDTGEIWVRSPGVFKGYWNDPEATSAVLTEDGWLKTGDLGVVNDEGYVFLVDRKKDLIIVSGFNVYPTEVEDVLIEHPAVEAVAVVGVPHPHTGEAVKAYVVVAPGQSVEEDELIEFCAERIARYKCPTKIMFVEQLPHGIGGKVLRRALR; encoded by the coding sequence GTGTTGAACCTCGCGGAGATCATCCAGACCCATCCCGATTCTGCTCCGGCTCTGATCAGCCGTAGACAGACCACGACGTACGGCACGTTGCGCGACCAGGTGGCGCATCTCAGAGGGGGTCTTCGTGAGCTGGGTCTGCAACCGGGCGATCGCGTGGGGATCCTCTGTGCCAACAACTGGTACTTCGTCGTGAGCTACCTGGCCTCTCTGGGTGCAGGGCTCGTGGCAGTGCCGATGAACCCCCGAGCTCCCTCTCCGGAGCTGACCCACCAACTGGCGCACGTGGGCGCCAAGGCCGTCGTGGCCGGTCCCAGCGCGAGGAGCGCCGTCGGTGGACTCGACAGGGACGCGCTTCCCGATCTCTCCGTCATCATCGGTACCGGACACGAAGTGAGCGACGGGATGGTCCACCTCGACGACCTCCTCGCTGCAGATCCGGCGCCGATCCTGGAACGATCGGCCGACGACCTGGCCGTGCTCATGTTCACGTCGGGTACCGCGGGTGCTCCCAAGGCAGCCATGCTCAGCCACGGAAACCTTCTCTGGAATCTCCGGCAGGGCGAAGGTGCTGCAGCCTCCAACGGGGGCTCTCGATCGGACGACGTATATCTCGGCGTGATCCCGTTCTTTCACATCTTCGGTCTGAACGTGGTACTGGGGTTCGCGTTGTCGACTGGCGCCTCGGTGGTGCTCATAGAGCGCTTCGACCCGAGTTCTGCTCTGGAAGCGGTGAAGGTCCACGGCGTCACGGTCGTCATGGGTCCACCGACGATGTGGGCCGCGTGGGCAAACCTGCCGGATGCCGAACCAGATGCTCTGAGGACCGTCCGGTTGGCCGTCTCGGGGGCGGCGAAGCTACCGAAGGACGTGGCGCTCCTGATCGAGGATCGCTTCGGCGTGGAGATCGTCGAGGGTTACGGTCTGACGGAGACGTCGCCTCTCGTCGCCAGCACGTTCGGGACCGCGGCACCCACCGGCTCGATCGGCGTGCCGGTGCCCGGTGTGGAGATGAGGATCGTCGATTCGGACGGCAACGACGTTCTCGTGGGCGACACGGGTGAGATATGGGTCCGCTCGCCCGGCGTTTTCAAGGGGTACTGGAACGACCCCGAGGCGACTTCGGCGGTGCTCACCGAAGACGGTTGGCTGAAGACCGGTGATCTCGGAGTGGTGAACGACGAGGGCTACGTGTTCCTCGTAGACCGGAAGAAGGACCTCATCATCGTCTCCGGATTCAACGTCTATCCGACCGAGGTGGAAGACGTTCTCATCGAACACCCGGCGGTCGAAGCGGTCGCCGTGGTGGGTGTGCCTCATCCCCACACCGGAGAAGCGGTGAAGGCGTACGTGGTGGTCGCGCCGGGACAGTCGGTGGAAGAGGACGAACTCATCGAGTTCTGTGCCGAGCGGATCGCCCGATACAAATGCCCGACGAAGATCATGTTCGTCGAGCAACTCCCGCACGGTATCGGCGGAAAGGTTCTCAGAAGAGCCCTTCGCTGA
- the rex gene encoding redox-sensing transcriptional repressor Rex, producing MLYFVNKRTESWVCGQTREMARYSRRRIPEATVARLPLYFRSLSDLAAAKISTISSERLAELSGVNAAKVRKDLSYLGTYGTRGVGYDVQYLLFQMGRELGLTHEWPVVICGAGNLGRALANYGGFTERGFPVVAMFDVDEEKIGIDVAGVRVHHMDELSRLITEPRNTIGVIATPAEAAQSVADRLVAAGVRAVLNFAPVVIAVPSGVALRKVDLALEMQILGFHLQRTFGDDGGGR from the coding sequence GTGCTGTACTTTGTGAACAAGAGAACCGAATCGTGGGTTTGCGGGCAGACCAGAGAGATGGCGCGCTATTCGAGACGGCGAATTCCCGAGGCCACCGTCGCCAGGCTTCCCTTGTACTTCCGGAGCCTCAGCGATCTGGCGGCGGCGAAGATCTCCACGATCTCGTCCGAACGTCTGGCAGAGCTCTCCGGCGTGAACGCGGCGAAGGTCCGCAAAGACCTCTCGTATCTCGGGACGTACGGCACTCGCGGGGTCGGATACGACGTCCAGTACTTGCTGTTCCAGATGGGCCGCGAACTCGGCCTGACGCACGAGTGGCCCGTGGTGATCTGCGGTGCGGGGAATCTCGGACGTGCGCTCGCCAACTACGGTGGCTTCACCGAGCGAGGTTTCCCGGTGGTGGCCATGTTCGACGTCGACGAGGAGAAGATCGGGATCGACGTCGCCGGGGTACGAGTGCACCACATGGACGAACTCTCCAGGCTGATCACGGAACCCCGCAACACGATAGGGGTGATCGCCACTCCGGCCGAGGCGGCGCAGTCTGTCGCGGACCGGTTGGTGGCGGCGGGGGTGAGGGCCGTCCTGAACTTCGCTCCCGTGGTCATCGCGGTGCCCTCCGGTGTGGCGCTCCGAAAGGTCGACCTGGCGTTGGAGATGCAGATCTTGGGATTCCACCTCCAACGCACGTTCGGAGACGACGGAGGCGGACGGTGA
- a CDS encoding precorrin-2 dehydrogenase — protein MTAGGVLKRYPVDLVLEGVPCVVIGGGRVAARKVRDLVACGARVTVVAPEVCEEIRATPGVRVLRREYRPGDLEGQRLVLTAVGEREVVDAVAAEAEARGLWMNAADDPERCSFTLPAVLRRGDLLVTVSTSGKSPALARWLRDRLADEVGPEFEVLLDILAEEREARRAAGQSSVDLDWPRALESGILELVRQGHLAEAKERLQACLS, from the coding sequence GTGACGGCCGGTGGCGTCCTGAAGCGTTATCCGGTGGACCTGGTGCTCGAAGGTGTCCCCTGTGTGGTCATCGGCGGAGGACGGGTCGCCGCCCGCAAGGTGAGGGACCTCGTCGCATGCGGGGCTCGGGTGACGGTCGTGGCGCCGGAGGTGTGCGAAGAGATCCGAGCCACCCCAGGGGTCCGCGTTCTCCGCAGGGAGTACCGCCCGGGGGACCTGGAAGGTCAACGTCTCGTCCTCACGGCGGTCGGGGAGAGGGAAGTCGTGGATGCCGTGGCCGCAGAGGCCGAGGCGAGAGGGTTGTGGATGAACGCCGCCGACGATCCCGAGCGCTGCAGCTTCACCCTTCCTGCGGTGCTCCGTCGAGGAGACCTCCTGGTCACGGTCTCCACCTCGGGGAAGAGTCCGGCTCTCGCCCGCTGGCTCCGTGATCGTCTCGCCGACGAGGTCGGGCCGGAGTTCGAGGTGCTGTTGGATATCCTCGCGGAAGAGCGCGAGGCGAGACGGGCGGCCGGCCAATCGTCGGTCGACCTCGACTGGCCCAGGGCTCTCGAATCCGGGATCCTGGAACTGGTCCGGCAAGGCCACCTCGCAGAGGCAAAGGAGCGCCTGCAGGCGTGTCTGTCATAG
- a CDS encoding glutamyl-tRNA reductase: MSVIAVELSHKTGTLELLERCQVHDDGLRGLLKDLQSREHVSEVVVLQTCNRLEVYAAVERFHGGVEDVRDGLSEQSGVDPEELSEHLAVYHDLDAARHLFSVAAGLESVVVGEHEILGQVRDAWNLAQGEGVVGPNLNLMFRHALTVGKRVRTETAVGRRTVSVARAAVEMASAEVGGLDGKRVLVLGAGTVARSLARSLREERAGVIVVASRTKENAAALAGEVDGSAVDMSEASPLLSEVDCLFTSTGADSFVIDCELLRRQTEGRREPLLVVDVAVPRDVDPAARQLERVRLLDMEDLRGYTETSRRSRLAEVEQAASIVEEELVRWEALVSAREVAPLLRDLHAKADAVVSDVLSRAPGRLGSLSPDQRALVEDLLRRAVAKVLHDPTTAIREAAGTPRGERLAEALRDLFRL, translated from the coding sequence GTGTCTGTCATAGCGGTCGAACTCAGTCACAAGACCGGGACGCTCGAGCTGCTCGAGCGTTGCCAGGTCCACGACGACGGACTGCGGGGTCTGCTGAAGGACCTGCAGAGTCGAGAACACGTTTCCGAAGTGGTCGTCCTGCAGACCTGCAACAGGCTCGAGGTGTATGCGGCGGTCGAGCGTTTCCACGGCGGAGTAGAGGACGTCAGAGACGGCTTGTCCGAACAGTCGGGCGTCGACCCGGAAGAGCTGTCGGAACATCTGGCCGTCTACCACGACCTCGACGCAGCTCGTCATCTGTTCAGCGTGGCGGCCGGCCTCGAATCCGTGGTGGTCGGGGAACACGAGATCCTCGGTCAGGTGCGTGATGCCTGGAACCTCGCCCAGGGGGAAGGGGTCGTCGGCCCGAATCTCAACCTCATGTTCCGGCACGCCCTGACGGTCGGAAAGCGTGTTCGCACCGAGACCGCCGTAGGCCGGAGGACCGTGTCGGTCGCGAGGGCAGCGGTCGAGATGGCCTCGGCCGAAGTCGGGGGTCTGGACGGGAAGCGGGTCTTGGTCTTGGGTGCGGGGACCGTTGCGAGGAGTCTGGCGAGGTCGCTGCGTGAGGAGAGGGCAGGGGTCATCGTCGTAGCCAGCAGGACGAAGGAGAACGCGGCGGCCCTGGCCGGGGAGGTGGACGGGAGCGCCGTCGACATGAGTGAAGCCTCTCCACTGCTCTCCGAGGTGGATTGTCTGTTCACCTCGACGGGTGCCGATTCTTTCGTGATCGACTGCGAGCTCCTCCGTCGCCAGACGGAAGGCAGAAGGGAGCCCCTTCTCGTCGTGGATGTGGCCGTACCCAGGGATGTCGACCCTGCGGCGCGGCAGCTGGAGAGGGTTCGCCTCTTGGACATGGAGGACCTTCGCGGTTACACAGAGACCTCCCGCCGATCTCGACTGGCCGAAGTCGAGCAGGCGGCGTCCATCGTCGAAGAGGAACTGGTCCGCTGGGAAGCGCTCGTCTCTGCACGGGAGGTCGCCCCTCTGTTGCGTGACCTCCATGCAAAGGCCGATGCGGTCGTCTCGGACGTGTTGTCGCGTGCTCCGGGCAGACTGGGATCCCTATCTCCCGATCAGCGGGCCCTGGTCGAGGATCTGTTGAGAAGGGCGGTCGCCAAGGTCTTGCACGATCCGACGACGGCGATCCGCGAAGCTGCAGGGACTCCTCGGGGGGAACGCCTGGCGGAGGCACTTCGCGACCTGTTCCGCCTCTGA
- the hemC gene encoding porphobilinogen deaminase, whose translation MAGRIRIATRGSELAMVQARLVADLISGVDRSTECDFVVVKTEGDRRRAAPIWTIGGKGVFVREVQAAVLDGRADLAVHSAKDLPSSGTPGLVIAAVPRRGDPRDVLVGAALDGLEPGAVVATGSPRRRAQLAWMRPDLLFEDLRGNMRTRLSAVGRVDAVVASYAALERIGMLDRVAEVLDPDRFVPQAGQGALAVECREDRADLVALLSRLDDPESHACLDAERAFLATLGGSCDLPAGAHARVEQDELVLCGFLATHDGHWLARERARGTDPVAVGSQVAEALVEAFPRPGELRTRERELPDRDDLPPRLLP comes from the coding sequence GTGGCCGGGCGGATTCGGATAGCCACCAGGGGCAGCGAGTTGGCCATGGTGCAGGCGCGCCTGGTCGCAGATCTGATTTCCGGGGTGGATCGCTCGACCGAGTGCGACTTCGTGGTCGTGAAGACCGAAGGCGACCGACGTCGGGCCGCGCCCATCTGGACCATCGGCGGAAAAGGGGTTTTCGTGAGGGAGGTGCAGGCAGCCGTCCTGGACGGGAGGGCCGATCTCGCCGTGCACTCTGCCAAGGACCTTCCCTCCTCGGGGACGCCGGGGCTCGTGATCGCAGCGGTGCCACGGCGAGGTGATCCGAGAGACGTCCTGGTCGGAGCGGCTCTGGACGGTCTGGAGCCAGGTGCGGTGGTTGCCACCGGGTCGCCGCGCAGGCGTGCGCAACTCGCCTGGATGAGACCGGACCTGCTGTTCGAGGACCTCCGAGGCAACATGCGCACGCGGCTCTCGGCGGTCGGTCGGGTCGACGCGGTCGTCGCCTCGTACGCGGCCTTGGAACGCATCGGGATGCTGGATCGGGTCGCGGAGGTGCTGGATCCCGATCGTTTCGTGCCGCAGGCGGGGCAAGGGGCGCTCGCGGTCGAGTGCAGGGAGGACCGGGCCGATCTGGTCGCTCTGCTGTCTCGACTGGACGACCCCGAGTCTCATGCGTGTCTGGACGCGGAGAGGGCCTTCCTCGCGACGCTGGGGGGGAGTTGCGACCTTCCTGCGGGGGCTCACGCGCGAGTCGAGCAGGATGAGCTGGTCCTCTGTGGTTTCCTCGCGACGCACGACGGCCACTGGTTGGCGAGGGAGAGGGCGCGGGGGACCGACCCCGTTGCGGTGGGGTCGCAGGTCGCCGAGGCTCTCGTCGAGGCTTTTCCCCGGCCCGGCGAACTCCGAACGCGTGAACGTGAGCTTCCCGACCGAGACGACCTGCCACCTAGGCTTCTCCCGTGA
- a CDS encoding uroporphyrinogen III methyltransferase: protein MTVYLVGAGPGDPGLITVRGAEVLSRAEVVVYDRLAARELLDLAPQTSERIDVGKSPGKARLTQEEINTLLVERGLRGEEVVRLKGGDPFVFARGGEEVAALAEAGVPFEVVPGITSAIAVPAYAGVPVTLRHSSTLFTVVTGHEDPRKGSTVDWGAVARLGGTLVLLMAAARLREIAEELLEGGTPPDTPVVAVTWGTTPRQRTVHTTVAGLRETEVDPPVTVVIGSVAAKTYPWFESRPLFGKRVVLTRPEGREGDMTRLFREAGAEVIHVPMVRICDPPGGEGELAAAASRVSEYGWLVFTSATAVPRLMRHLRDARALAGVKVACIGPATAEEVRRHGVEPDLIPDEAVAESLAEALLATGEPPGTRVLLPRAAEAREVLVERLRREGWRVDVVVAYATEPAEVDADTLRRLSEADVVCFTSSSTVRAWSRLVGHQPPVVACIGPVTAATAEAVGMAPTVVAGDHTGPGLVDAVVRHFRHSSGPSAAAAS, encoded by the coding sequence GTGACCGTCTACCTGGTGGGTGCCGGTCCTGGTGACCCCGGCCTGATAACCGTCCGCGGGGCCGAGGTCCTCTCCCGTGCGGAAGTGGTCGTCTACGACCGCTTGGCGGCCAGAGAGCTGCTGGACCTCGCTCCCCAGACCAGCGAGCGCATCGACGTCGGCAAGTCCCCGGGCAAGGCACGCTTGACGCAGGAGGAGATCAACACCCTGCTGGTGGAACGAGGACTACGTGGCGAAGAGGTCGTCCGCCTCAAGGGTGGAGATCCGTTCGTGTTCGCTCGAGGCGGGGAGGAAGTGGCCGCCCTGGCAGAGGCGGGCGTGCCGTTCGAGGTGGTGCCGGGCATCACTTCCGCCATAGCAGTCCCGGCGTATGCAGGCGTGCCGGTGACTCTCAGGCACTCGTCGACCCTGTTCACGGTAGTGACCGGTCACGAGGATCCGAGGAAGGGCTCCACGGTGGACTGGGGCGCCGTGGCACGCCTGGGCGGGACGCTGGTCTTGCTGATGGCGGCCGCGCGCCTGCGAGAGATCGCCGAGGAGCTCCTCGAAGGGGGAACGCCTCCGGACACGCCGGTGGTCGCGGTGACGTGGGGAACCACCCCGCGTCAGCGCACCGTCCACACCACCGTCGCCGGTCTTCGGGAGACGGAGGTGGACCCGCCCGTGACCGTCGTGATCGGCTCGGTCGCGGCGAAGACCTATCCGTGGTTCGAGTCCCGCCCGCTGTTCGGGAAGAGAGTCGTGCTCACCCGCCCCGAAGGACGGGAAGGCGACATGACTCGCCTTTTTCGGGAGGCGGGAGCGGAAGTCATCCACGTTCCGATGGTGCGGATCTGCGATCCGCCCGGGGGCGAGGGCGAGCTGGCTGCCGCGGCCTCGCGTGTCTCGGAGTACGGCTGGCTCGTTTTCACGTCGGCCACCGCCGTGCCCCGTCTCATGCGCCACCTCAGGGATGCTCGGGCGCTGGCAGGTGTGAAGGTCGCCTGCATCGGGCCCGCGACGGCCGAGGAGGTGCGCCGTCACGGCGTCGAACCCGACCTGATACCCGACGAGGCGGTGGCGGAGTCTTTGGCCGAGGCCTTGCTCGCGACGGGTGAGCCGCCTGGGACTCGTGTCCTGCTGCCGCGAGCGGCGGAGGCTCGGGAAGTGCTGGTGGAGCGTCTTCGTAGGGAGGGCTGGCGGGTCGACGTCGTCGTCGCGTACGCCACCGAGCCGGCGGAGGTGGACGCCGACACGCTGCGGCGCCTGTCGGAGGCCGACGTGGTGTGCTTCACGTCGTCGTCGACGGTGAGGGCCTGGTCTCGGCTCGTGGGGCACCAACCTCCGGTTGTGGCCTGCATAGGGCCGGTCACGGCGGCTACTGCCGAAGCGGTAGGGATGGCGCCCACGGTCGTGGCCGGCGACCACACGGGTCCGGGACTGGTCGACGCCGTGGTACGCCACTTCCGGCACTCCTCGGGCCCTTCTGCAGCAGCGGCCTCGTAG
- the hemB gene encoding delta-aminolevulinic acid dehydratase, producing MAFPAQRLRRLRRTAALRSLVAETRVSVEDLVAPLFVHEAIGEPQPIPSLPGVVQHTRESLVKEVRSLVSLGVRAFLLFGVPSRRDALGSAAWDPSGIVQVSVRELRDEFGDSIVLMTDLCLDEYTDHGHCGVLTPGGDVDNDETLELYGRIAVAQAGAGADVVAPSGMMDGQVAAIRKALDEAGFHSTAIMAYSAKYATALYGPFRDAVEVTIAGGGDRRGYQQQVPNRREAVLEALLDVEEGADIVMVKPAVSCLDVIAAVREAVTVPVAAYHVSGEYSMVLAASERGWLDASAVLAEHLTAIRRAGADIVITYHARRFAEECC from the coding sequence GTGGCTTTCCCCGCTCAGCGCCTGCGCAGGCTGCGTCGCACCGCCGCCTTGAGGAGTCTGGTCGCCGAGACGAGGGTGTCGGTGGAGGATCTGGTGGCACCTTTGTTCGTGCACGAAGCCATCGGCGAACCCCAGCCGATCCCGTCGCTGCCGGGAGTCGTACAGCACACACGCGAATCCCTCGTGAAGGAAGTCCGCTCACTGGTCTCGCTGGGCGTGAGGGCGTTCCTCCTGTTCGGTGTGCCGTCCCGCAGAGACGCGCTGGGCTCCGCCGCTTGGGATCCCTCCGGCATAGTCCAGGTGTCGGTCCGAGAACTCCGTGACGAGTTCGGTGACTCGATCGTCCTCATGACGGACCTGTGCCTGGACGAGTACACGGACCACGGTCACTGCGGCGTGTTGACACCGGGAGGGGACGTCGACAACGACGAGACGTTGGAGCTTTACGGGCGGATCGCCGTGGCTCAGGCCGGGGCGGGTGCGGACGTGGTGGCGCCTTCGGGGATGATGGACGGTCAGGTCGCGGCGATCCGAAAGGCATTGGACGAGGCCGGCTTCCACTCGACGGCGATCATGGCGTATTCGGCCAAGTACGCCACCGCGCTGTACGGACCGTTCCGGGACGCCGTGGAGGTGACCATCGCCGGTGGAGGCGACAGGCGCGGCTACCAGCAGCAGGTCCCGAACCGACGTGAGGCCGTGTTGGAAGCGCTCTTGGACGTGGAGGAAGGCGCCGACATCGTGATGGTGAAGCCCGCAGTGTCGTGCCTGGACGTCATCGCGGCCGTGAGGGAGGCGGTGACGGTTCCCGTGGCGGCGTATCACGTGTCGGGCGAGTACTCGATGGTCCTCGCCGCATCCGAACGAGGCTGGCTCGACGCGTCGGCCGTGCTGGCAGAGCACCTGACGGCGATCCGCAGGGCGGGCGCCGACATCGTGATCACCTACCACGCCAGGAGATTCGCGGAGGAATGTTGCTGA
- the hemL gene encoding glutamate-1-semialdehyde 2,1-aminomutase: MGGDAVRTGSASVDVSQVGEASRSLWRRALDVAPGGVNSPVRAHRAVGGIPAFAARGEGAWLWDADGRRYVDLVQSYGAVILGHAHPVVAEAVARAAAEGTSFGMPTEREVLLAEEIRSAVPSVEKVRLVNSGTEAAMSAVRLARGFTGRSKVVKFSGCYHGHCDALLAEAGSGASTLGIAGSAGVPDSAVADTLVLDYNSVPELDETVAAVIVEPVAANMGLVPPEAGFLEGLRRECDRVGALLVFDEVITGFRVARGGAQSIVGVLPDLTVMGKVIGGGLPIGAFGGRREIMDHLAPAGPVYQAGTLSGNPLATAAGLAVLSELDAEAYDRLRATARRLGEGLQGALSDAGVQAVVTVWETIVGLRFAQSPARNHREARQCDEAAYAAFFHAFRSEGVLIAPGAYEVLFPSLAHDSSVIDRVVESAAKAAAALASRL, from the coding sequence ATGGGAGGAGATGCGGTCCGAACCGGCTCGGCGAGTGTCGATGTCTCGCAGGTCGGGGAGGCGTCCAGATCGTTGTGGAGACGTGCGCTCGACGTGGCACCTGGTGGTGTGAACTCGCCCGTTCGAGCCCATCGTGCGGTCGGAGGAATACCGGCGTTCGCGGCACGCGGCGAGGGTGCATGGTTGTGGGACGCAGACGGCAGACGGTACGTGGATCTCGTCCAGTCGTACGGCGCGGTGATCCTCGGGCACGCCCATCCCGTCGTGGCCGAGGCCGTGGCACGTGCCGCGGCGGAGGGAACGTCGTTCGGAATGCCGACGGAACGGGAGGTGCTCCTCGCCGAGGAGATCCGCAGTGCAGTTCCGTCCGTGGAGAAGGTGCGTCTCGTGAACAGTGGGACGGAGGCGGCGATGTCGGCGGTGCGCCTGGCTCGGGGCTTCACGGGCAGATCCAAGGTCGTGAAGTTCTCCGGCTGTTACCACGGCCACTGCGATGCGCTCTTGGCCGAGGCGGGTTCCGGCGCGTCGACGCTCGGGATAGCGGGATCTGCTGGCGTGCCGGATTCGGCGGTCGCCGACACGCTCGTCCTCGACTACAACTCGGTGCCCGAGTTGGACGAGACGGTGGCTGCGGTGATCGTCGAGCCGGTCGCCGCGAACATGGGCCTGGTGCCACCCGAGGCGGGCTTCCTCGAAGGTCTGCGCAGAGAGTGTGACCGCGTAGGAGCGTTGCTGGTTTTCGACGAGGTGATCACCGGCTTCCGGGTGGCCCGGGGAGGCGCGCAGTCGATCGTGGGAGTCTTGCCGGACCTCACCGTCATGGGGAAGGTGATCGGGGGTGGACTGCCCATCGGCGCCTTCGGTGGACGGCGGGAGATCATGGACCACCTGGCTCCCGCGGGGCCGGTCTACCAGGCCGGGACCCTCTCCGGGAACCCCCTCGCCACCGCCGCCGGTCTGGCCGTTCTCTCCGAACTCGACGCGGAGGCGTACGACCGTCTCCGCGCGACGGCGCGGCGTCTCGGCGAAGGTCTGCAGGGCGCGCTGTCCGACGCCGGCGTCCAGGCCGTCGTCACGGTGTGGGAGACGATCGTCGGGCTGCGGTTCGCGCAGTCCCCTGCCCGCAACCATCGCGAAGCCAGACAGTGCGACGAGGCGGCGTATGCCGCGTTCTTCCATGCGTTCCGTTCCGAGGGCGTGCTGATCGCACCGGGGGCGTATGAGGTGTTGTTCCCTTCCCTGGCGCACGACTCGTCTGTGATCGACCGGGTCGTGGAGTCCGCGGCGAAGGCTGCGGCGGCTCTGGCGAGTCGTCTGTGA